One stretch of Burkholderia oklahomensis C6786 DNA includes these proteins:
- a CDS encoding type II secretion system F family protein produces MDPIFYGFIVLLFVAVVLAFEGVYQWWNARHGPAARRIEGRIRAMSAGGQVQKERLSILKERMLNDARPFDRLLMRVPRMRMLDLLIQQSGLTWSVAKLACISLATPFAAFIALSFAPLPLWTSAAVAVTTACLPTLFVRRCRMRRLRKLERQLPDACDMIARALRAGHAFSSAISMVGGEFAEPMGGEFRITFDEINYGVPLQEALLNLATRVPVSDLRYFVIAVLIQRETGGNLAELLDGIALLIRERFKLFDKVRVLSAEGKLSAWILTLLPFGTAALLAIMNPDFIAVLWQDPAGVLLVGVTITSMAFGIVWMRYIIRIRV; encoded by the coding sequence ATGGATCCGATCTTCTACGGTTTCATCGTCCTGCTGTTCGTCGCCGTGGTGCTGGCGTTCGAAGGCGTCTATCAATGGTGGAACGCCCGCCACGGGCCGGCCGCGCGGCGTATCGAGGGGCGCATCCGCGCGATGTCGGCGGGCGGCCAGGTGCAGAAGGAGCGGCTGTCGATCCTGAAGGAGCGGATGCTCAACGATGCGAGACCGTTCGACCGACTGCTGATGCGCGTGCCGCGCATGCGGATGCTCGATCTGCTGATTCAGCAGTCGGGACTCACGTGGTCGGTCGCGAAGCTCGCGTGCATCTCGCTCGCGACGCCGTTCGCCGCGTTCATCGCGCTCAGCTTCGCGCCGCTGCCGCTGTGGACCTCGGCCGCGGTCGCCGTCACGACCGCGTGCCTGCCGACGCTGTTCGTGCGGCGCTGCCGGATGCGCCGCCTGCGCAAGCTCGAACGGCAGTTGCCGGACGCGTGCGACATGATCGCGCGCGCGCTGCGCGCGGGCCACGCATTCTCGAGCGCGATCTCGATGGTGGGCGGCGAATTCGCGGAGCCGATGGGCGGCGAATTCCGCATCACGTTCGACGAGATCAACTACGGCGTGCCGCTGCAGGAAGCGCTGCTGAATCTCGCGACGCGCGTGCCGGTGTCCGACCTGCGCTACTTCGTGATCGCGGTGCTGATCCAGCGCGAGACGGGCGGCAACCTCGCCGAGCTGCTCGACGGCATCGCGCTCCTGATCCGCGAGCGCTTCAAGCTGTTCGACAAGGTTCGGGTGCTGTCGGCGGAAGGCAAGCTGTCCGCGTGGATCCTGACGCTGCTGCCGTTCGGCACCGCGGCGCTGCTCGCGATCATGAATCCCGACTTCATCGCGGTGCTCTGGCAGGACCCGGCCGGCGTCCTGCTCGTCGGGGTCACGATCACGTCGATGGCGTTCGGCATCGTGTGGATGCGGTACATCATCCGGATTCGCGTGTGA
- a CDS encoding porin yields MNRFGASTWPIAIGIALSGPAFAQSSVTLYGIVDQSIRYTTHADAANDGAVQMANGAITNSRWGLKGAEDLGNGLKAIFRLENGFEPQSGQADGGRLFGRYAYVGLSGGFGTVELGRQTTEGFNLFGDLDPLTIGNYTANMWPYFLTQGYASNVVSYANTLGGLAVGASYGFGGVAGSMSRNAYWGVRSAYTHGALTVGAVYQQTRDADGRAQQMWGAAGRYVAGPATLFVGYLGGKDATGAIDRDYLNDPGRTVAYGSFADHPRYDTIGYAGVAYRIDPAITLTGAFYYDAIRNVNGVDGNGGKRYAGVLEAEYALSKATQLYATVDYNKVSGGAVTEMPGRGDQTGVAVGLRHMF; encoded by the coding sequence ATGAACAGGTTTGGAGCATCGACATGGCCGATCGCGATCGGCATCGCGCTGTCGGGCCCTGCGTTCGCGCAGAGCTCGGTCACGCTGTACGGGATCGTCGACCAGAGCATCCGCTACACGACGCACGCTGACGCCGCGAACGACGGCGCCGTGCAGATGGCGAACGGCGCGATCACGAACAGCCGCTGGGGCCTGAAGGGCGCCGAGGATCTCGGCAACGGCCTGAAGGCGATCTTCCGTCTCGAGAACGGCTTCGAGCCGCAGTCGGGACAAGCGGACGGCGGGCGCCTGTTCGGCCGCTACGCGTACGTCGGCTTGTCAGGCGGCTTCGGCACGGTCGAGCTCGGCCGCCAGACGACCGAGGGCTTCAATCTGTTCGGCGATCTCGATCCGCTGACGATCGGCAACTACACGGCGAACATGTGGCCGTACTTCCTCACGCAGGGCTACGCGAGCAACGTCGTCAGCTATGCGAACACGCTCGGCGGCCTCGCGGTCGGCGCGAGCTACGGCTTCGGCGGCGTCGCGGGCAGCATGAGCCGCAACGCATATTGGGGCGTGCGCTCCGCCTACACGCACGGCGCGCTGACGGTCGGCGCGGTGTATCAGCAGACCCGCGACGCCGACGGCCGCGCGCAGCAGATGTGGGGCGCGGCGGGCCGCTACGTCGCCGGGCCCGCGACGCTGTTCGTCGGCTATCTCGGCGGCAAGGACGCGACCGGCGCGATCGATCGCGACTATCTGAACGACCCGGGCCGCACGGTCGCCTACGGCTCGTTCGCCGATCACCCGCGCTACGACACGATCGGCTACGCGGGCGTCGCGTACCGGATCGATCCGGCGATCACGCTCACGGGCGCGTTCTATTACGATGCGATCCGCAACGTGAACGGCGTCGACGGCAACGGCGGCAAGCGCTACGCGGGCGTGCTCGAAGCGGAGTACGCGCTGTCGAAGGCGACGCAGCTTTACGCGACCGTCGACTACAACAAGGTGTCGGGCGGCGCCGTCACCGAGATGCCGGGCCGCGGCGACCAGACGGGCGTCGCGGTCGGCCTGCGGCACATGTTCTGA
- a CDS encoding TadE family protein, which yields MNARPFSLIRRRAQRGAAAVEFALVAAILCTILIGICEFGRVLFYWNTASEAVRLGARTAAVCDADASVVKTRISQFMPLIGNANVSLSYAPAGCDSDAATARSTCTFVTVSVTNVTVKTLIPFVPLTLAMPSFVTTLPRESLATSTGGSACQ from the coding sequence ATGAACGCGCGCCCCTTCTCCCTGATCCGCCGCCGCGCGCAGCGCGGCGCGGCGGCCGTCGAGTTCGCGCTCGTCGCCGCAATCCTCTGCACGATCCTGATCGGCATCTGCGAATTCGGCCGCGTGCTGTTCTACTGGAACACCGCGAGCGAGGCCGTCCGGCTCGGCGCGCGCACGGCAGCCGTCTGCGACGCCGACGCGTCCGTCGTGAAGACCCGCATCAGCCAGTTCATGCCGCTCATCGGCAACGCGAACGTGAGCCTGTCGTACGCGCCCGCCGGCTGCGATTCCGATGCGGCGACCGCGCGCAGCACCTGCACGTTCGTCACCGTGTCGGTCACGAACGTGACGGTCAAGACGCTGATTCCGTTCGTGCCGCTCACGCTCGCGATGCCATCCTTCGTCACCACGCTGCCCCGCGAAAGTCTCGCGACGTCGACGGGCGGCTCGGCTTGTCAATGA
- a CDS encoding CpaF family protein: MSLRDQMSVRRAQPIMSRGDAVGAATAMAREAYQKLRRQIHGAVLERVELERLSRMPAEQVRTEIATLITRIFDEEKLLANDLERRQLTIDVYDEMFGFGPLESLLRDPTVSDILVNTSRSVYVERFGRLELTDVTFYDDAHLMKVIEKIVSRVGRRIDESSPMVDARLPDGSRVNAIIPPSAIDGPLMSIRRFAVNPLKMDDLINYQSLTPPMAQLLEALACAKVNVLLSGGTGSGKTTLLNVLSGFIPDDERIVTIEDAAELQLQQHHVLRLETRPPNIEGKGEITQRTLVRNALRMRPDRIILGEVRGAEALDMLNAMNTGHEGSLATIHANTPRDALTRLENMIGVAGLSLPPKTMRQQICSALSVVVQTARLTDGKRKIVSIQELTGMEGEIINMQEIFTFKRTGLDANGNVLGYFTSTGVRPKFAERLSAFGIQLPDAMYDPARRFEVA; this comes from the coding sequence ATGTCATTGCGAGACCAGATGTCCGTACGACGCGCGCAACCGATCATGTCCCGCGGCGACGCCGTCGGCGCGGCGACCGCGATGGCGCGCGAAGCGTATCAGAAGCTGCGCCGCCAGATCCATGGCGCCGTGCTCGAGCGCGTCGAGCTCGAGCGCCTGTCGCGGATGCCCGCCGAGCAGGTGCGCACCGAGATCGCCACGCTGATCACGCGCATTTTCGACGAGGAGAAGCTGCTCGCGAACGATCTCGAGCGGCGCCAGCTCACGATCGACGTCTACGACGAAATGTTCGGCTTCGGCCCGCTCGAATCGCTGCTGCGCGATCCGACCGTGTCGGACATCCTCGTCAACACGTCGCGCTCCGTCTACGTCGAACGCTTCGGCCGGCTCGAGCTGACCGACGTCACGTTCTACGACGACGCGCACCTGATGAAGGTGATCGAGAAGATCGTGTCGCGCGTCGGCCGGCGCATCGACGAATCGAGCCCGATGGTCGACGCGCGCCTGCCCGACGGCTCGCGCGTGAACGCGATCATCCCGCCGTCCGCGATCGACGGCCCGCTGATGTCGATCCGCCGCTTCGCGGTGAACCCGCTGAAGATGGACGATCTCATCAACTACCAGTCGCTGACGCCGCCGATGGCGCAACTGCTCGAAGCGCTCGCGTGCGCGAAGGTCAACGTACTGTTGTCGGGCGGCACCGGCAGCGGCAAGACGACGCTGCTCAACGTCCTGTCCGGCTTCATTCCGGACGACGAACGGATCGTGACGATCGAGGATGCGGCGGAACTGCAATTGCAGCAGCATCACGTGCTGCGGCTCGAAACGCGGCCGCCGAACATCGAAGGCAAGGGCGAGATCACACAGCGCACGCTCGTGCGCAACGCGCTGCGGATGCGGCCCGACCGCATCATCCTCGGCGAAGTGCGCGGCGCCGAAGCGCTCGACATGCTGAACGCGATGAACACCGGCCACGAAGGCTCGCTCGCGACGATCCACGCGAACACGCCGCGCGACGCGCTCACGCGGCTCGAAAACATGATCGGCGTCGCGGGCCTTTCGCTGCCGCCGAAGACGATGCGCCAGCAGATCTGCTCCGCGCTGTCGGTCGTCGTGCAGACCGCGCGCCTCACGGACGGCAAGCGCAAGATCGTCAGCATCCAGGAACTGACCGGCATGGAGGGCGAGATCATCAACATGCAGGAGATCTTCACGTTCAAGCGCACCGGTCTCGACGCGAACGGCAACGTGCTCGGCTACTTCACGTCGACGGGCGTGCGGCCGAAGTTCGCCGAGCGTCTGAGCGCGTTCGGCATCCAGTTGCCGGACGCGATGTACGACCCCGCACGCCGCTTCGAAGTAGCGTAA
- a CDS encoding TadE/TadG family type IV pilus assembly protein, producing the protein MRGSVAVEFAIVMIPLVLLVTGVAEFGRAIYQYEALTKATRDATRYLSTYLSTDSAYPLAQAQCLAVYGSTTCGSTGSELAPGLTTSMVVICDASHTTNCSDSSDPAQFANVPIYDTNNGSPDPAALAGSMNLVEVKIKGYQYAPIPAFPGLPSLTFGNIVTVMRQVS; encoded by the coding sequence ATGCGCGGGTCCGTCGCGGTCGAATTCGCGATCGTGATGATTCCGCTCGTACTGCTCGTGACCGGCGTCGCGGAGTTCGGCCGCGCGATCTACCAGTACGAAGCGCTCACGAAGGCGACGCGCGACGCCACGCGCTATCTGTCGACCTATCTGTCCACCGACAGCGCCTACCCGCTCGCGCAGGCGCAATGTCTAGCCGTCTACGGCAGCACGACCTGCGGCTCGACCGGCAGCGAGCTCGCGCCGGGCCTCACGACGTCGATGGTCGTCATCTGCGACGCCTCGCACACGACGAACTGCAGCGATTCGTCCGATCCGGCGCAGTTCGCGAACGTGCCGATCTACGACACGAACAACGGCTCGCCCGATCCGGCCGCCCTCGCGGGCAGCATGAATCTCGTCGAGGTCAAGATCAAGGGCTATCAGTACGCGCCGATCCCCGCGTTCCCGGGGCTGCCGTCCTTGACCTTCGGCAACATCGTCACCGTGATGAGGCAAGTGTCATGA
- a CDS encoding AAA family ATPase — protein MINILVASEDASRLAHLARLVGDAGRYRVTRTVGRAAQIVQRTDGLDAFDILMIDGLALDTAELAAIEQLSRLHPGLTCVLVTTDASSQTLLDAMRAGVRDVLHWPIEPHALDDALKRAAAQCAQRDTPDTRIVSFMSCKGGAGTSFVAGNVAYEIAEGSKRRTLLIDLNQQFADAAFLVSDQTPPSTIAQLCGQLERMDGAFLDASVVRVTDTFHVLAGAGDPLKAADLREDALEWILGVAAPRYDFVIFDLGVSLNAVSMVALDRSDHIEVVLQPNMPHVRAARRLKELLVSLGCPLDRIQLVLNRQTRTSERARTALEEVLGMRAAHVIPDDPAAVGEAVDQGVPLSRLARNCGVARSLQAFAKQLVDGEQRPHRDGERDVPLIARLFSRGATPKLKSM, from the coding sequence ATGATCAACATCCTCGTAGCATCCGAAGACGCTTCGCGGCTCGCGCATCTCGCGCGGCTCGTCGGCGACGCCGGCCGCTATCGCGTCACGCGCACGGTCGGCCGCGCCGCGCAGATCGTGCAACGCACCGACGGCCTCGATGCGTTCGACATCCTGATGATCGACGGCCTCGCGCTCGACACGGCCGAGCTCGCCGCGATCGAGCAGCTGAGCCGCCTGCATCCGGGCCTGACGTGCGTGCTCGTGACGACCGACGCGTCGTCGCAGACGCTGCTCGACGCGATGCGCGCCGGCGTGCGCGACGTGCTGCACTGGCCGATCGAGCCGCACGCGCTCGACGACGCGCTGAAGCGCGCGGCCGCGCAGTGCGCGCAGCGCGACACGCCCGACACGCGGATCGTGTCGTTCATGTCGTGCAAGGGCGGCGCGGGCACGAGCTTCGTCGCGGGCAACGTCGCGTACGAGATCGCCGAAGGCTCGAAGCGCCGCACGCTGCTGATCGATCTGAACCAGCAGTTCGCCGACGCCGCGTTCCTCGTCAGCGACCAGACGCCGCCGTCGACGATCGCGCAGCTCTGCGGGCAGCTCGAACGGATGGACGGCGCGTTTCTCGACGCGAGCGTCGTGCGCGTGACCGACACGTTCCACGTGCTCGCGGGCGCGGGCGATCCGCTCAAGGCCGCCGACCTCCGCGAAGACGCGCTCGAATGGATTCTCGGCGTCGCCGCGCCGCGCTACGACTTCGTGATCTTCGATCTCGGCGTGAGCCTGAACGCGGTGTCGATGGTCGCGCTCGACCGCAGCGACCACATCGAAGTCGTGCTGCAGCCGAACATGCCGCACGTGCGCGCGGCCCGGCGCCTGAAGGAGCTGCTCGTGTCGCTCGGCTGCCCGCTCGACCGCATCCAGCTCGTGCTGAACCGGCAGACGCGCACATCCGAGCGCGCGCGCACGGCGCTCGAAGAAGTGCTCGGCATGCGCGCGGCGCATGTGATTCCCGACGATCCCGCCGCGGTCGGCGAGGCCGTCGACCAGGGCGTTCCGCTCTCCCGGCTCGCGCGCAATTGCGGCGTCGCGCGCAGCCTGCAGGCGTTCGCGAAGCAGCTCGTCGACGGCGAACAGCGCCCGCACCGCGACGGCGAGCGCGACGTACCGCTGATCGCACGGCTCTTCAGCCGTGGCGCGACGCCCAAACTCAAATCGATGTAA
- a CDS encoding Lrp/AsnC family transcriptional regulator gives MSLDRTDMRILRELERDGRISNQDLATSVALSPSACLRRVKLMEEQGVIEGYRCVIAPKRIGVEFEALVHVAMRPDIDDWHDSFVTAIQSWPEVVAAQVVTGESNYVLTVRARSLDHFSDFVMNRLHRARGVMSTNSSIVLATLKRDGSVLDLASKPA, from the coding sequence ATGAGCCTGGACCGTACCGATATGCGCATCCTCCGCGAGCTGGAGCGCGACGGCCGCATCAGCAATCAGGACCTCGCGACGTCGGTCGCGCTGTCGCCGTCCGCGTGCCTGCGGCGCGTGAAGCTGATGGAAGAGCAGGGGGTGATCGAAGGCTATCGGTGCGTGATCGCGCCGAAGCGCATCGGCGTCGAATTCGAGGCGCTCGTGCACGTGGCGATGCGTCCCGATATCGACGACTGGCACGACTCGTTCGTCACCGCGATCCAGTCATGGCCGGAGGTCGTCGCCGCGCAGGTGGTCACGGGCGAATCGAATTACGTGCTGACCGTGCGCGCCCGCAGCCTCGATCACTTCTCCGATTTCGTGATGAACCGGCTGCATCGCGCGCGCGGCGTGATGTCGACGAATTCGAGCATCGTGCTCGCGACGCTCAAGCGCGACGGCTCGGTGCTGGATCTCGCGAGCAAGCCGGCGTAG
- a CDS encoding RidA family protein has product MPELIPVDLPEPAQPFSWATHAHGLMFTAHGPVDAAGAIVGGDIAQQARLTLSNLASAVHAAEARMQDVVQVLLYVADARDIPVIDTVYREFFDAPYPNRACVAVQGFAHPDMRIELVAHVALGRPASRAAG; this is encoded by the coding sequence ATGCCCGAACTGATCCCCGTCGATCTGCCCGAACCCGCGCAGCCATTCTCGTGGGCCACGCACGCGCACGGCCTGATGTTCACCGCGCACGGTCCCGTCGATGCGGCGGGCGCGATCGTCGGCGGCGATATCGCGCAGCAGGCGCGTCTCACGCTTTCGAACCTCGCATCGGCCGTGCACGCCGCCGAGGCGCGGATGCAGGACGTCGTTCAGGTGCTGCTGTACGTCGCCGACGCACGCGACATCCCCGTCATCGACACCGTCTACCGCGAATTCTTCGACGCGCCGTATCCGAACCGCGCCTGCGTCGCCGTGCAGGGCTTCGCGCATCCGGACATGCGCATCGAGCTCGTCGCGCACGTCGCGCTCGGGCGGCCGGCGAGCCGCGCCGCGGGCTAG
- a CDS encoding amino acid aminotransferase gives MFEHIHAYPGDPILSLFQAFQRDPEPRKVNLSIGLYYDESGAVPVLDSVRAAAARLSERHDAHTYLPMEGLADYRRALQSLVFGADSAALRDRRIATVQTVGGSGALRLGADLLKRYFPDSAVWISDPTWDNHRVLFAAAGLDVHTYPYYDAATNGIRFDAMMATLDTLPARAIVLLQPCCHNPTGIDLSREQWREIVALCGRRGLIPFLDIAYQGFGDGLDDDAWPIRTMTDAGLPVFVSHSFSKNFSLYGERCGGLSIACANESEAAQVLSQIQAGVRRIYSSPPLHGARLISTVLNDAALAQQWDRDVAAMRARIKRMRTALAERLAARLPGTPFDYLVEQRGMFSYTGLAPAEVDALREDNGVYLLRSGRACVAGLSDANVDYVANAIAAVLKARRMRVAA, from the coding sequence ATGTTCGAACACATTCACGCATATCCCGGCGACCCGATCCTGTCGCTGTTCCAGGCGTTCCAGCGCGATCCCGAGCCGCGCAAGGTCAACCTGAGCATCGGCCTTTATTACGACGAAAGCGGCGCCGTGCCGGTGCTGGACAGCGTGCGCGCGGCGGCGGCGCGCCTGAGCGAGCGGCACGACGCGCACACCTATCTGCCGATGGAAGGCTTGGCCGACTACCGGCGCGCGCTGCAATCGCTCGTGTTCGGCGCCGACAGCGCCGCGCTGCGCGACAGACGGATCGCGACGGTGCAGACGGTCGGCGGCTCCGGCGCGCTGCGTCTCGGCGCGGATCTCCTGAAGCGCTATTTCCCCGACAGCGCGGTCTGGATCAGCGATCCGACCTGGGACAACCACCGCGTGCTGTTCGCCGCGGCGGGCCTCGACGTGCACACGTATCCGTATTACGACGCGGCGACGAACGGCATCCGCTTCGACGCGATGATGGCGACGCTCGACACGCTGCCCGCGCGCGCGATCGTGCTGCTGCAGCCGTGCTGCCACAACCCGACCGGCATCGACCTGTCGCGCGAGCAGTGGCGCGAAATCGTCGCGCTCTGTGGCCGGCGCGGGCTGATCCCGTTTCTCGACATCGCGTATCAAGGCTTCGGCGACGGCCTCGACGACGACGCATGGCCGATCCGCACGATGACCGATGCGGGGCTGCCCGTCTTCGTCAGCCACTCGTTCTCGAAGAATTTCTCGCTGTACGGCGAGCGCTGCGGCGGGCTGTCGATCGCCTGCGCGAACGAAAGCGAAGCGGCGCAGGTGCTGAGCCAGATCCAGGCGGGCGTGCGCCGCATCTATTCGAGCCCGCCGCTCCACGGCGCGCGGCTGATCTCGACCGTGCTGAACGACGCGGCGCTCGCGCAGCAGTGGGATCGCGACGTCGCCGCGATGCGCGCGCGCATCAAGCGGATGCGCACGGCGCTCGCCGAGCGGCTCGCGGCGCGGCTGCCCGGCACGCCGTTCGACTACCTGGTCGAGCAGCGCGGGATGTTCAGCTACACGGGCCTCGCGCCCGCCGAAGTCGACGCGCTGCGCGAGGACAACGGCGTGTATCTGCTGCGCTCCGGCCGCGCGTGCGTCGCGGGCCTGAGCGACGCGAACGTCGACTACGTCGCGAACGCGATCGCCGCGGTGCTGAAGGCGCGCCGGATGCGCGTCGCGGCGTGA
- a CDS encoding pilus assembly protein TadG-related protein, producing the protein MSRVTSSSGAALHGGRRRQRGVVSILVALMLAVLIGFVGLALDLGKLYVTRSELQNSADACALAAARDLTGAINLSVPEAAGITSGHLNYALFQGFPVQMQTDLSVTFSDSVSGPFQPKSAISSPSSIKYVKCKTSMTGIVNWFIQALNMVPGVSVANASVSATAVATIGAAQTTCAIPVFICKAGTQTSPPVAGATYNVGDWLSAKTGSPPSFGAGNFGWSALDGSNSASSIANELTGNYCALPATGSQVGTPGSKAATTNAYNTRFGIYNNPYKDPSYGTPDFTGYAYDATTWPAQSNAYSDFVSKRRTFTSYQGDLITGINTGGSYSASYYQAGADRRLALAPEVDCSVLLSGHSAPVLSWDCVLMLDPMGTGGSASPIHLEYRGSSTAPGSPCATQGTPGNGSSVGPQVPVLLQ; encoded by the coding sequence ATGTCTCGCGTCACTTCTTCGTCAGGCGCCGCCCTTCACGGCGGGCGGCGCCGTCAGCGCGGCGTCGTATCGATTCTCGTTGCACTGATGCTCGCGGTGCTGATCGGCTTCGTCGGCCTCGCGCTGGATCTCGGCAAGCTCTACGTGACGCGCAGCGAGCTGCAGAACAGCGCGGACGCCTGCGCGCTCGCCGCGGCGCGCGACCTGACGGGTGCCATCAATCTGTCCGTGCCGGAGGCGGCCGGCATCACCTCCGGCCACCTCAATTACGCGCTGTTCCAGGGATTCCCGGTGCAGATGCAGACCGACCTGAGCGTCACGTTCAGCGATTCGGTGAGCGGTCCGTTCCAGCCGAAGAGCGCGATCTCGTCGCCGTCGTCGATCAAGTACGTGAAGTGCAAGACGTCGATGACCGGCATCGTCAACTGGTTCATCCAGGCGCTCAACATGGTGCCGGGCGTGAGCGTCGCGAACGCGTCGGTGTCCGCGACCGCGGTCGCGACGATCGGCGCCGCGCAGACCACCTGCGCGATCCCGGTGTTCATCTGCAAGGCCGGCACGCAGACGAGCCCGCCCGTCGCCGGCGCGACGTACAACGTCGGCGACTGGCTCAGCGCGAAGACGGGCTCGCCGCCGTCGTTCGGCGCGGGCAACTTCGGCTGGTCGGCGCTCGACGGATCGAACAGCGCATCGTCGATCGCGAACGAGCTGACGGGCAACTACTGCGCGCTGCCCGCGACCGGCTCGCAGGTCGGCACGCCGGGCAGCAAGGCGGCGACGACAAACGCGTACAACACCCGCTTCGGCATCTACAACAACCCGTACAAGGACCCGTCGTACGGCACGCCCGACTTCACCGGCTATGCATACGACGCGACCACGTGGCCCGCGCAGAGCAACGCATATTCGGACTTCGTCAGCAAGCGCAGGACGTTCACGAGCTACCAGGGCGACCTGATCACCGGCATCAACACGGGCGGCTCGTACAGCGCGAGCTACTACCAGGCGGGCGCCGACCGGCGTCTCGCGCTCGCGCCCGAAGTCGACTGCTCGGTACTGCTGAGCGGCCACAGCGCGCCCGTGCTGTCGTGGGACTGCGTGCTGATGCTCGATCCGATGGGCACGGGCGGCAGCGCGAGCCCGATCCATCTCGAATACCGCGGCTCGTCGACGGCGCCCGGCAGCCCATGCGCGACGCAAGGCACTCCCGGCAACGGCAGCTCGGTCGGCCCGCAAGTGCCCGTGCTGCTCCAATAA
- a CDS encoding type II secretion system F family protein, protein MENLNVTQLLLLFGLFAIVVAGVMAAWFAFAPRGFARRLEQIGGGAVAAGDGPAPQTVWIEKLAEISRPISKLSLPKSGWENSPLRLRLINAGWRSASAAPLYFAAKTVLALALPAAAMPFLIGTELADSPYILSVMLVTIGAFGFYLPNAVLSRRIASRQRVIVEDFPDALDLLTVCIEAGLGLDAGLMKVADELRLRSPVVADELGLMLLEMRSGFSKETALRNLALRTGAEDIDAFSAMLIQADRFGTSIGASLRVLSDTLRTQRRMRAEERAAKIALKLLFPLIFCIFPALLTVLLGPAFIHIYRTLLPTMAGG, encoded by the coding sequence ATGGAAAATCTCAACGTTACGCAACTCCTGCTGCTGTTCGGCCTGTTCGCGATCGTCGTCGCGGGCGTGATGGCCGCATGGTTCGCGTTCGCGCCGCGCGGTTTCGCGCGGCGTCTCGAGCAGATCGGCGGCGGCGCAGTCGCGGCGGGCGACGGGCCGGCGCCGCAAACCGTCTGGATCGAGAAGCTCGCCGAGATCTCGCGGCCGATCTCGAAGCTGTCTCTGCCGAAATCCGGCTGGGAGAATTCGCCGCTGCGGCTGCGCCTCATCAACGCCGGATGGCGCTCGGCGAGCGCCGCGCCCCTGTACTTCGCCGCGAAGACCGTGCTCGCGCTCGCGCTGCCCGCCGCCGCGATGCCGTTCCTGATCGGCACCGAGCTCGCGGATAGCCCGTACATACTGTCGGTGATGCTCGTGACGATCGGCGCGTTCGGCTTCTATCTGCCGAACGCCGTGCTGTCGCGCCGCATCGCGTCGAGGCAGCGCGTCATCGTCGAGGATTTTCCGGACGCGCTCGACCTGCTGACCGTGTGCATCGAAGCGGGGCTCGGGCTCGACGCGGGGCTGATGAAGGTCGCCGACGAGCTGCGGCTGCGCAGCCCCGTCGTCGCGGACGAGCTCGGGCTGATGCTGCTCGAGATGCGCTCCGGCTTCTCGAAGGAGACCGCGCTGCGCAACCTCGCGCTGCGCACGGGCGCCGAGGACATCGACGCGTTCAGCGCGATGCTGATCCAGGCGGACCGCTTCGGGACGAGCATCGGCGCGTCGCTGCGCGTGCTGTCGGACACGCTGCGCACGCAGCGGCGGATGCGCGCGGAGGAGCGCGCGGCGAAGATCGCGCTGAAGCTGCTGTTTCCGCTGATCTTCTGCATCTTTCCGGCGCTGCTGACGGTGCTGCTCGGGCCCGCGTTCATTCATATCTATCGGACGCTGCTGCCGACGATGGCGGGAGGTTGA